The genomic window AGCCGTCGCCGTAGGCGCCGGTCCGCAGGGCCACGTCGAGGAGACGCTCGGCGGGGTGCGCGCCGGTGACCAGCGCGTGTGCCGAGTCGGGGACCCGTGTCAGTGCCTGGTGCAGCAGGTGGTCGTGGAACACCGACGGGTCCGCGTCGTCCTGGCCGGACAGGATCAGGGACAGGCGGGCCAGGATGTCGCACTCGTCGGGGATACCGGGTTCGGGCGGGAGGACCGGCGGGGAGTACGCCGCGAAGTTCCGCACCGCCAAGGTCAGGAACGCGAAGTCGTAGTGGCCTTTGCGGACCGAGTCGGTGGGTGGCAGTACCACGTCGGCGTGCCGGGTGGTCTCGTTCAGGTACGGGTCGACGCTCACCATGAAGTCCAGGCCGGTGAGCGCCCGGTCGAGGCGGCCGCTGTTGGGGGTGGACAGCACCGGGTTCCCGGCGATCGTGATCAGGGCGCGGACCTGGTCGTCGCCGGGGGTCTCGATCTCGTCGGCGAGGGTGGCGACGGGGAGTTCGCCCTTGACTTCGGGCAGGCCGCGAACCCGGCTGTGCCAGCGCCCGATACGGAAACCCTTACCGGGACGGGCGGCGCCGGAGGTGTGCGCGGCAAGGGGGAACATCACCCCGCCGGGACGGTCCAGGTTGCCGGTCAGGGTGTTGACCACGTCGACGAGCCAGCTCGTCAGGGTGCCGAACTCGACAGTGCAGGTGCCGATGCGGCCATACACGGCGGCGGTGGGGGCGGCGGCCAGTTCACGAGCCAGCGACCGAATTCGATCGTCCGGAATGCCGCACATCTCCGACACCAGGGCGGGCGGGAAGTCCAGCGCCAGCGCGCGCACCGCATCCACGCCGACCACATGTCCCGAGACATCGCCCAGATCGACCAGGTCTTCGTCGAACAGGGTGTGGACGATCGCGAACAACAGCAGCGCGTCAGTGCCCGGAAAGATCGGGATGTAGTCGGAGGCGGCGGCAGCGGTCCTGGTGCGCCGAGGGTCCACCACCACGAATCTTCCGCCCCGGGCCAGCAGCGCCTTGAGCCGTCCCGGAAAGTCGGCGGCGGTGGCCAGGCTGCCGTTGGACTCCCACGGGTTAGCGCCGAGAACGAGCAGGAAGTCGGTGCGGTCCAGGTCCGGAACCGGGATGATGTTGGGA from Actinoplanes derwentensis includes these protein-coding regions:
- a CDS encoding molybdopterin-dependent oxidoreductase, with the translated sequence MRTAYRTCPLCEAACGLELTVDEDRVVSARGDREHVFSHGFVCPKGASFGQLSDDPDRLRRPLVNGVEVGWEEAFRAVREGLRPLLDRYGSQALALYLGNPNAHTMSGGLYVPPLIRALGSRNVYSASTVDQMPKHVSCGYLFGNPNIIPVPDLDRTDFLLVLGANPWESNGSLATAADFPGRLKALLARGGRFVVVDPRRTRTAAAASDYIPIFPGTDALLLFAIVHTLFDEDLVDLGDVSGHVVGVDAVRALALDFPPALVSEMCGIPDDRIRSLARELAAAPTAAVYGRIGTCTVEFGTLTSWLVDVVNTLTGNLDRPGGVMFPLAAHTSGAARPGKGFRIGRWHSRVRGLPEVKGELPVATLADEIETPGDDQVRALITIAGNPVLSTPNSGRLDRALTGLDFMVSVDPYLNETTRHADVVLPPTDSVRKGHYDFAFLTLAVRNFAAYSPPVLPPEPGIPDECDILARLSLILSGQDDADPSVFHDHLLHQALTRVPDSAHALVTGAHPAERLLDVALRTGAYGDGFGTNPGGLSLQRLLDAPHGIDLGPLQPRLPEALRTPSGKVELCPPPLAAEAARLRESLSRDRADMVLIGRRHLRSNNSWMHNVPALMKGRARCTLQVNPADAIRLSLTDGESAQVTSRAGTLTATVEVTAAVMPGVASLPHGWGHDLPGTRLSVAATTPGVNSNILTDELAIDPLSGNSVLNGIPVEIKPTPAT